TTTTGCGTGCTGGCTCAGTCAGCTACTTTGCTTCTTAAGTCTAAGACTTGGACATTACTATCAATTAGAGATCCAGCATCTTTAAGCTGAACACGAAAATCAGCGTTTTGTGTGAGGGTCATATCTTTTGTCAGAAATAGCTCGCCATCCTTTTTAAAATAGATGGGTGCTAAATTCGAGTCGATAACAACATCAAATTGAGGTGGCAAAGTGCCCTTATCGATCGCAATCAAGCGAAATCG
The DNA window shown above is from Lactococcus paracarnosus and carries:
- a CDS encoding iron-sulfur cluster biosynthesis family protein gives rise to the protein MKLTLDDAVLSRLSHWTTADVVLDYDQTIGETGRPVDGCAIGTRFRLIAIDKGTLPPQFDVVIDSNLAPIYFKKDGELFLTKDMTLTQNADFRVQLKDAGSLIDSNVQVLDLRSKVAD